A genomic window from Vigna radiata var. radiata cultivar VC1973A chromosome 2, Vradiata_ver6, whole genome shotgun sequence includes:
- the LOC106777742 gene encoding queuine tRNA-ribosyltransferase accessory subunit 2 isoform X1, whose translation MQMKFVVKKACCSGGRVGALELGSCPKPIETPALLLSTRKGLPHFIAPDLLTSLPFPDSHLLQISPLHFLEGLASTTISKIGGLHQMLSLHQYGIAAVARDSIQCLPESKGATKLGPSFETPCGRLSINPKDYVEMISCMRPNIWATLADEVPAWVSEKRNKTSVDRTVRWLDDCLALNPAAGSVFGAVVGGPNFDERKRCALEVAKRNVSGYWIGGFGLGERIEERPALLSAIIDVLPDEKPRMISGLGLPEEILEGIDAGIDLFDSTYVYCLTLGGFALTFSLDKGGNQYDFQRCQVQRDLTKINLRAKVYSKMSNNSKDMSPILGNCTCYTCRNHTKAYINHLFNVHEMLAQTLLEIHNTHHYLMFFRVIREAIKDGRFKKFRMTFIESRRVHQETEADCA comes from the exons ATGCAAATGAAGTTTGTGGTAAAGAAGGCATGTTGCAGTGGGGGGCGGGTAGGAGCACTAGAGTTGGGAAGCTGCCCAAAACCCATAGAGACCCCCGCTCTTCTCCTATCCACTCGTAAAGGGCTTCCACATTTTATCGCCCCTGACCTACTCACTTCTCTCCCTTTTCCGGATTCCCATCTCCTTCAAATTTCCCCACTCCACTT TTTGGAAGGTCTTGCTTCAACCACAATATCAAAAATAGGAGGCCTTCACCAGATGCTTAGTTTGCACCAATATGGAATTGCGGCAGTAGCCAGGGATTCCATCCAATGCCTTCCTGAGTCTAAGGGAGCTACCAAACTCGGACCATCTTTTGAGACTCCTTGTGGTCGTCTATCG ATTAACCCCAAAGATTATGTTGAAATGATTTCATGCATGAGGCCAAATATATGGGCCACTCTTGCTGATGAGGTACCTGCTTGGGTGTCTGAAAAAAGGAACAAAACCTCAGTAGATAGAACCGTGCGATGGCTCGACGATTGCCTTGCCTTAAATCCG GCAGCTGGGTCAGTCTTTGGTGCGGTTGTTGGAGGCCCAAATTTTGATGAAAGGAAGCGGTGTGCATTGGAGGTAGCCAAGCGAAATGTatcag GTTATTGGATTGGAGGATTCGGTCTAGGAGAGAGGATTGAAGAGCGACCTGCTCTTCTAAGTGCCATTATA GATGTCTTGCCAGATGAAAAGCCACGCATGATCAGTGGGCTTGGGCTCCCAG AGGAAATCTTGGAAGGAATTGATGCTGGGATTGATCTTTTTGATTCAAC GTACGTATATTGCCTTACACTTGGAGGATTTGCACTCACTTTTTCGCTAGACAAGGGTGGAAATCAATATGATTTTCAGAGATGCCAGGTTCAAAGGGACTTGACTAAAATCAATTTGAGAGCAAAAGTTTATAG CAAAATGTCCAACAATAG CAAAGATATGTCCCCCATTTTAGGAAACTGCACCTGCTATACATGCCGGAATCATACTAAAGCATACATCAATCACTTATTTAATGTTCATGAAATGCTGGCACAGACTCTGCTAGAAAT CCATAATACACACCACTACCTGATGTTCTTTCGTGTAATAAGGGAAGCAATAAAGGATGGAAGATTTAAGAAATTTCGAATGACATTCATTGAGAGCAGGCGTGTGCATCAGGAAACGGAAGCTGATTGTGCCTGA
- the LOC106777742 gene encoding queuine tRNA-ribosyltransferase accessory subunit 2 isoform X3 — protein sequence MQMKFVVKKACCSGGRVGALELGSCPKPIETPALLLSTRKGLPHFIAPDLLTSLPFPDSHLLQISPLHFLEGLASTTISKIGGLHQMLSLHQYGIAAVARDSIQCLPESKGATKLGPSFETPCGRLSINPKDYVEMISCMRPNIWATLADEVPAWVSEKRNKTSVDRTVRWLDDCLALNPAAGSVFGAVVGGPNFDERKRCALEVAKRNVSGYWIGGFGLGERIEERPALLSAIIDVLPDEKPRMISGLGLPEEILEGIDAGIDLFDSTKDMSPILGNCTCYTCRNHTKAYINHLFNVHEMLAQTLLEIHNTHHYLMFFRVIREAIKDGRFKKFRMTFIESRRVHQETEADCA from the exons ATGCAAATGAAGTTTGTGGTAAAGAAGGCATGTTGCAGTGGGGGGCGGGTAGGAGCACTAGAGTTGGGAAGCTGCCCAAAACCCATAGAGACCCCCGCTCTTCTCCTATCCACTCGTAAAGGGCTTCCACATTTTATCGCCCCTGACCTACTCACTTCTCTCCCTTTTCCGGATTCCCATCTCCTTCAAATTTCCCCACTCCACTT TTTGGAAGGTCTTGCTTCAACCACAATATCAAAAATAGGAGGCCTTCACCAGATGCTTAGTTTGCACCAATATGGAATTGCGGCAGTAGCCAGGGATTCCATCCAATGCCTTCCTGAGTCTAAGGGAGCTACCAAACTCGGACCATCTTTTGAGACTCCTTGTGGTCGTCTATCG ATTAACCCCAAAGATTATGTTGAAATGATTTCATGCATGAGGCCAAATATATGGGCCACTCTTGCTGATGAGGTACCTGCTTGGGTGTCTGAAAAAAGGAACAAAACCTCAGTAGATAGAACCGTGCGATGGCTCGACGATTGCCTTGCCTTAAATCCG GCAGCTGGGTCAGTCTTTGGTGCGGTTGTTGGAGGCCCAAATTTTGATGAAAGGAAGCGGTGTGCATTGGAGGTAGCCAAGCGAAATGTatcag GTTATTGGATTGGAGGATTCGGTCTAGGAGAGAGGATTGAAGAGCGACCTGCTCTTCTAAGTGCCATTATA GATGTCTTGCCAGATGAAAAGCCACGCATGATCAGTGGGCTTGGGCTCCCAG AGGAAATCTTGGAAGGAATTGATGCTGGGATTGATCTTTTTGATTCAAC CAAAGATATGTCCCCCATTTTAGGAAACTGCACCTGCTATACATGCCGGAATCATACTAAAGCATACATCAATCACTTATTTAATGTTCATGAAATGCTGGCACAGACTCTGCTAGAAAT CCATAATACACACCACTACCTGATGTTCTTTCGTGTAATAAGGGAAGCAATAAAGGATGGAAGATTTAAGAAATTTCGAATGACATTCATTGAGAGCAGGCGTGTGCATCAGGAAACGGAAGCTGATTGTGCCTGA
- the LOC106777742 gene encoding queuine tRNA-ribosyltransferase accessory subunit 2 isoform X2 produces MQMKFVVKKACCSGGRVGALELGSCPKPIETPALLLSTRKGLPHFIAPDLLTSLPFPDSHLLQISPLHFLEGLASTTISKIGGLHQMLSLHQYGIAAVARDSIQCLPESKGATKLGPSFETPCGRLSINPKDYVEMISCMRPNIWATLADEVPAWVSEKRNKTSVDRTVRWLDDCLALNPAAGSVFGAVVGGPNFDERKRCALEVAKRNVSGYWIGGFGLGERIEERPALLSAIIDVLPDEKPRMISGLGLPEEILEGIDAGIDLFDSTYVYCLTLGGFALTFSLDKGGNQYDFQRCQVQRDLTKINLRAKVYSKDMSPILGNCTCYTCRNHTKAYINHLFNVHEMLAQTLLEIHNTHHYLMFFRVIREAIKDGRFKKFRMTFIESRRVHQETEADCA; encoded by the exons ATGCAAATGAAGTTTGTGGTAAAGAAGGCATGTTGCAGTGGGGGGCGGGTAGGAGCACTAGAGTTGGGAAGCTGCCCAAAACCCATAGAGACCCCCGCTCTTCTCCTATCCACTCGTAAAGGGCTTCCACATTTTATCGCCCCTGACCTACTCACTTCTCTCCCTTTTCCGGATTCCCATCTCCTTCAAATTTCCCCACTCCACTT TTTGGAAGGTCTTGCTTCAACCACAATATCAAAAATAGGAGGCCTTCACCAGATGCTTAGTTTGCACCAATATGGAATTGCGGCAGTAGCCAGGGATTCCATCCAATGCCTTCCTGAGTCTAAGGGAGCTACCAAACTCGGACCATCTTTTGAGACTCCTTGTGGTCGTCTATCG ATTAACCCCAAAGATTATGTTGAAATGATTTCATGCATGAGGCCAAATATATGGGCCACTCTTGCTGATGAGGTACCTGCTTGGGTGTCTGAAAAAAGGAACAAAACCTCAGTAGATAGAACCGTGCGATGGCTCGACGATTGCCTTGCCTTAAATCCG GCAGCTGGGTCAGTCTTTGGTGCGGTTGTTGGAGGCCCAAATTTTGATGAAAGGAAGCGGTGTGCATTGGAGGTAGCCAAGCGAAATGTatcag GTTATTGGATTGGAGGATTCGGTCTAGGAGAGAGGATTGAAGAGCGACCTGCTCTTCTAAGTGCCATTATA GATGTCTTGCCAGATGAAAAGCCACGCATGATCAGTGGGCTTGGGCTCCCAG AGGAAATCTTGGAAGGAATTGATGCTGGGATTGATCTTTTTGATTCAAC GTACGTATATTGCCTTACACTTGGAGGATTTGCACTCACTTTTTCGCTAGACAAGGGTGGAAATCAATATGATTTTCAGAGATGCCAGGTTCAAAGGGACTTGACTAAAATCAATTTGAGAGCAAAAGTTTATAG CAAAGATATGTCCCCCATTTTAGGAAACTGCACCTGCTATACATGCCGGAATCATACTAAAGCATACATCAATCACTTATTTAATGTTCATGAAATGCTGGCACAGACTCTGCTAGAAAT CCATAATACACACCACTACCTGATGTTCTTTCGTGTAATAAGGGAAGCAATAAAGGATGGAAGATTTAAGAAATTTCGAATGACATTCATTGAGAGCAGGCGTGTGCATCAGGAAACGGAAGCTGATTGTGCCTGA